One window of the Populus nigra chromosome 4, ddPopNigr1.1, whole genome shotgun sequence genome contains the following:
- the LOC133692018 gene encoding uncharacterized protein LOC133692018: MGRKRASPVNVLFGWVRRQSMKVKILAGVVLALCSLVALKHSVKDHEYFFIFSEAIHAAGIFVLIYKLTTHKTCSGLSLKTQEITALFLAARLACSVLMELDAHSVLDMATLISTAWVIYMIRFKLKSTYIKELDNMPLYYLVVPCIILALIVNPFTRFCYFSQVLWAFCVFLESVSVLPQLRLMQNAKMIEPFTAHYVFALGVARFLSCAHWIIQVYETRGMYLFLIGSGYFWFPAALLAEAVQTFILADFCYYYVKSFVQGQLLMRMPV, from the exons ATGGGGAGGAAGAGAGCTTCACCTGTCAACGTGCTTTTTGGGTGGGTAAGGAGGCAGTCGATGAAAGTGAAGATTCTCGCCGGAGTGGTGCTTGCACTGTGCTCTTTGGTGGCTTTAAAGCACTCGGTGAAAGATCATGagtatttcttcatcttttccgAGGCTATCCATGCTGCTGGGATCTTCGTCTTGATATATAAGCTCACCACCCATAAAACCTGTTCTG GTCTTTCACTCAAAACACAAGAAATCACAGCTCTGTTTTTAGCTGCGAGATTGGCCTGTAGCGTATTGATGGAACTTGATGCCCATTCAGTGCTAGACATGGCCACCTTGATTTCAACCGCTTGGGTTATATATATGATACGGTTCAAATTGAAGTCAACCTATATCAAAGAATTAGACAACATGCCCTTATATTACTtg GTGGTGCCTTGTATTATCCTTGCCTTGATAGTCAACCCTTTCACAAGATTTTGTTACTTTAGTCAAGTCCTCTGGGCCTTCTGTGTGTTCTTGGAATCTGTTTCGGTGCTGCCTCAGCTTCGTCTCATGCAGAATGCAAAG aTGATTGAACCGTTCACAGCCCATTACGTCTTTGCACTGGGTGTTGCTAGATTCTTGTCCTGTGCTCACTGGATAATCCAG GTTTATGAGACTCGTGGGATGTATCTTTTCTTGATTGGAAGTGGGTATTTCTGGTTTCCTGCGGCTCTCCTCGCTGAAGCTGTGCAGACGTTTATCTTGGCCGATTTTTGTTACTACTACGTCAAGAG TTTCGTGCAAGGTCAACTTTTGATGAGGATGCCTGTTTAA
- the LOC133692607 gene encoding cyclin-C1-2-like — translation MAANFWNSSHYKQLFDQEEVDVVHPLDKEKGITLEDFKLIKMHMVIPICKLAQYVKVRQRVVATAVTYMRRLYTRKSMSEYDPRLVGPTCLYLASKAEESTVQARLLVYYIKKIYSDDKHRYEIKDILEMEMKILEALNYYLVVFHPYRSLPQFLQDAGMNDISMTQLTWGLVNDTYKMDLILIHPPHLIALACIYTASVYREKDKTAWFEELRVDMNVVKNIAMEILDFYESHRLITDERVAAAFNKLKP, via the exons ATGGCTGCCAATTTCTGGAACTCCTCTCACTA CAAACAGCTTTTTGACCAAGAAGAAGTGGATGTAGTGCACCCACTTGACAAAGAAAAGGGCATAACTCTTGAAGATTTCAAGCTCATTAAGATGCATATGGTCATTC CTATATGCAAATTGGCTCAATATGTTAAAGTGAGGCAAAG GGTTGTTGCTACTGCAGTTACATATATGAGGCGTTTGTATACCAG AAAGAGTATGTCAGAATATGATCCACGTCTTGTAGGCCCAACTTGCTTGTATTTGGCATCAAAAGCAGAGGAGAGCACAGTGCAAGCCAGACTTCTTGTAtattacatcaaaaaaatat ATTCTGATGACAAGCATAGATATGAGATCAAAGACATACTTGAGATGGAAATGAAGATTTTGGAAGCTCTTAACTATTATTTAGTGGTATTTCATCCTTATCGTTCATTGCCTCA ATTTTTGCAGGATGCTGGCATGAACGATATAAGTATGACTCAATTAACATG GGGACTTGTGAACGACACGTACAAGATGGATTTGATTCTTATACATCCCCCACACCTTATTGCCTTAGCCTGCATATACACTGCTAGCGTGTATAGAGAAAAAGATAAGACAGCATGGTTTGAAGAGCTCCGTGTAGATATGAATGTG GTGAAAAATATTGCAATGGAGATATTAGATTTTTATGAGAGTCATAGATTGATTACAGATGAGAGAGTTGCTGCGGCTTTCAACAAGCTGAAACCCTAA
- the LOC133692608 gene encoding uncharacterized protein LOC133692608 gives MEPSSRSWSPCSIHHHHPLCHRHHHHHPHLLCSHQHHHHHHHHQSSCPLHVRPRFALQAAQHPRPILSYPLVKDLNLDSTASKETSAPVAQVLQEPECDVLEEEEDDDDDDDPIFVLTDEWREFFARSEARRKLEKQRGKKKEKH, from the exons ATGGAACCTTCATCCAGATCATGGTCTCCATGCTcaatccaccaccaccacccctTGTGCCACCgccaccaccatcaccatccGCACTTGCTCTGCTCccaccaacaccaccaccaccaccaccaccaccaatctAGTTGCCCTTTACATGTAAGGCCTAGATTTGCTCTTCAAGCTGCTCAACATCCAAGACCTATTCTTTCTTATCCATTGGTAAAAGACTTGAACTTGGATTCCACTGCCAGCAAAGAAACATCTGCCCCAGTTGCCCA GGTGTTGCAAGAGCCAGAGTGCGATGTattagaagaggaagaagatgatgatgatgatgatgacccGATTTTCGTTCTTACAGATGAATGGAGGGAGTTCTTTGCCAGATCTGAAGCTAGGAGAAAATTAG AGAAGCAGCGAggcaagaaaaaagagaaacactAG
- the LOC133692324 gene encoding GTP cyclohydrolase 1-like, with protein sequence MGALDEEHFNKEIENGVELDCLDLGFEDQPETVAIEDAVKVLLQGLGEDINREGLKKTPLRVAKALREGTKGYKQKAKDIVQSALFPEVGLDDAVGHAGGAGGLVIVRDLDLFSYCESCLLPFQVKCQIGYVPSGQRVVGLSKLSRVADVFAKRLQDPQRLADEICSALHLGIKPAGVAVILQCSHIHFPNIEPPFLDSNRQGWVKALVHSGSGVFENDFADVWDDFLSLLKFRGINVDKTLMKDPKQQCWCPSQYSSSAEVTGQPNTGMVTAVTSILISLGENPLRKELAGTPSHFVKWLMNFQNANLETKLNGFACGRLDPLKQNGEASHDKRMYTELNLSFCSQCEHHLLPFYGVVHIGYYAEEITPVIKSRLQSIVRFYGFKLQVQERLTRQIAETASSLLGGDVVVVVEANHTCMISRGIEKFGSSTATIAVLGLFSTDPAARAKFLQNIPNPGSGGSGF encoded by the exons ATGGGCGCTTTGGATGAGGAACATTTCAATAAAGAGATTGAGAATGGAGTGGAACTTGATTGCCTTGATCTGGGATTTGAGGACCAACCGGAGACTGTAGCTATCGAGGATGCTGTGAAAGTTCTTTTGCAAGGTCTTGGCGAGGACATTAATAGAGAAGGCCTTAAAAAGACCCCGCTTCGCGTTGCCAAGGCGCTTCGAGAAGGAACCAAAG GCTATAAACAAAAGGCAAAGGACATTGTTCAAAGTGCATTGTTTCCAGAAGTTGGTTTGGATGATGCAGTTGGTCATGCAGGCGGAGCAGGCGGGCTTGTGATTGTTCGGGATCTTGACCTGTTTTCATACTGTGAATCTTGCTTGCTTCCTTTCCAGGTTAAGTGTCAAATAGGTTATGTCCCATCTGGTCAGAGGGTTGTAGGATTAAGCAAGCTCTCAAGAGTTGCTGATGTGTTTGCCAAAAGACTCCAAGACCCACAGCGTTTAGCAGATGAAATCTGCTCAGCTCTGCATCTTGGTATCAAGCCAGCCGGTGTTGCCGTCATACTCCAATGTTCACATATTCATTTCCCAAATATAGAGCCACCTTTCCTTGACTCCAATCGCCAAGGTTGGGTTAAGGCATTGGTCCATTCAGGTTCAGgtgtttttgaaaatgattttgctGATGTTTGGGATGATTTTTTGAGTCTCCTGAAGTTCAGAGGAATAAATGTGGATAAAACTCTGATGAAAGACCCAAAGCAGCAGTGTTGGTGTCCGTCCCAATATTCCTCGAGTGCTGAAGTTACCGGACAGCCCAACACAGGAATGGTTACAGCAGTTACTTCAATTCTCATCTCTTTGGGTGAAAACCCATTACGGAAAGAGCTTGCTGGAACTCCTAGTCATTTTGTCAAGTGGTTGATGAATTTCCAAAACGCAAATCTAGAAACGAAACTGAATGGCTTTGCTTGTGGCAGGCTGGATCCTCTTAAACAAAATGGGGAAGCCAGCCATGATAAACGGATGTATACCGAGCTGAATCTGTCATTTTGTTCCCAGTGTGAGCATCATTTACTTCCCTTTTATGGTGTTGTGCATATTGGGTACTATGCTGAAGAAATCACCCCTGTCATTAAATCTCGTTTACAGTCGATTGTACGTTTTTATGGTTTCAAGCTCCAAGTACAGGAAAGACTTACCAGGCAGATTGCCGAGACTGCTTCATCCTTATTAGGTGGAGATGTGGTGGTCGTTGTGGAGGCTAACCATACTTGTATGATTTCTAGAGGTATTGAGAAATTTGGAAGTAGTACAGCTACAATTGCTGTGCTTGGTCTATTTTCAACCGACCCCGCCGCAAGGGCCAAGTTTTTGCAGAACATTCCAAATCCTGGGTCAGGAGGATCAGGATTCTAA